From a single Caldalkalibacillus salinus genomic region:
- the putP gene encoding sodium/proline symporter PutP codes for MESVEATYIAFLLYLVIMLAIGIITYRMTNTLSDYVLGGRKLNSWVAAISAQASDMSGWLLLGLPGAAYASGMGMWSIWIAIGLATGTMLNWRYIAKRLRRYTELAGNSITLSEYFENRFRDKSHILRIISAVFILIFFLFYTASGLVAGGKLFEATFGMEYHTALIIGSIVIIAYTFLGGFLAVSWTDFIQGILMFLALIVAPIIAIVELGGFGQIFAQIGAANPDLLDVSMDVSLDENGDWTTVNTLSLVGIVSALAWGLGYFGQPHILARFMAIRKPEEVRKARLISIVWVVLSLYGAIMVGFVGIAVFGTDTPLGDPEKVFIELVQYAFHPWIAGFLLAAVLAAIMSTIDSQLLVSSSALTEDFYRQFVRRDASEQELVWIGRLAVLLIALIAVYLAWEEGSVLELVSYAWAGFGAAFGPAVVLSLFWKRMTGSGAVAGMIVGGLTVILWEGTSYELYSIVPGFIFSAITIYAVSIVEGAPSQEIQDEFEQAKKKLASEH; via the coding sequence ATGGAATCGGTTGAAGCAACTTATATTGCCTTTCTTCTATATCTTGTTATAATGCTAGCGATTGGAATTATTACATATCGAATGACCAATACATTATCGGATTATGTCTTAGGAGGCCGAAAACTCAACAGCTGGGTTGCTGCCATATCAGCCCAAGCGAGTGATATGAGTGGATGGTTACTCCTGGGCTTACCGGGTGCTGCATACGCTTCAGGTATGGGAATGTGGAGCATATGGATCGCCATCGGTTTAGCGACGGGAACAATGTTAAACTGGCGTTACATCGCCAAAAGATTGCGTCGTTATACCGAGCTAGCCGGTAATTCCATCACACTATCTGAGTACTTTGAGAATCGTTTTCGCGATAAAAGTCACATACTACGTATCATATCTGCCGTATTTATATTAATATTTTTCTTATTCTATACAGCATCTGGCCTTGTAGCAGGGGGTAAACTGTTTGAAGCCACTTTCGGCATGGAATACCATACCGCCCTTATTATCGGATCCATTGTTATCATTGCCTATACATTTTTAGGTGGTTTCCTAGCTGTAAGTTGGACGGACTTTATCCAGGGTATATTGATGTTTCTTGCCCTTATTGTGGCCCCGATTATCGCTATTGTTGAACTAGGCGGTTTTGGCCAAATCTTTGCTCAGATTGGTGCGGCTAACCCAGACTTGCTCGACGTATCCATGGATGTCAGCTTAGACGAGAATGGAGATTGGACGACCGTTAACACACTCAGTTTGGTCGGTATCGTGTCTGCTCTGGCATGGGGGTTAGGCTACTTTGGTCAACCACACATATTAGCCCGTTTTATGGCCATTCGTAAGCCCGAAGAAGTACGTAAAGCGAGACTGATCTCTATTGTGTGGGTGGTGCTCTCTCTCTATGGTGCCATTATGGTTGGTTTCGTTGGCATCGCCGTTTTTGGTACCGATACACCTCTAGGTGATCCGGAAAAGGTCTTCATTGAGTTAGTTCAGTATGCGTTCCATCCGTGGATCGCCGGTTTCTTACTAGCAGCTGTCCTAGCGGCGATTATGAGTACCATTGATTCGCAATTGCTCGTATCCTCTAGTGCGCTAACGGAAGACTTCTATCGTCAATTTGTTCGCCGTGATGCGTCAGAACAGGAATTAGTCTGGATTGGCCGTTTGGCTGTTCTTCTCATTGCCCTCATTGCCGTCTACCTTGCCTGGGAAGAAGGTAGCGTACTGGAGCTTGTCTCGTATGCGTGGGCCGGTTTCGGAGCCGCTTTCGGTCCCGCCGTCGTATTATCCCTTTTCTGGAAACGTATGACCGGTTCCGGCGCTGTGGCGGGTATGATCGTCGGTGGTTTAACCGTGATACTTTGGGAAGGAACAAGCTATGAATTATATAGTATTGTACCCGGTTTTATTTTCTCCGCTATCACGATATACGCTGTCAGCATTGTGGAAGGGGCTCCAAGTCAAGAGATACAAGATGAGTTTGAACAGGCCAAAAAGAAGTTGGCTAGTGAACATTAG
- a CDS encoding proline dehydrogenase family protein translates to MEQLLRNFFLYMGRNGLFNRLAKKYGLRFGAGKFVAGESLESALQTIKDLNAQGMKVTIDHLGEFVHNEQEAFMMAEHCMDALEGMAREKVDSNLSLKLTSMGLDISKDLCLSNMEKILSVAQKHRNFVRIDMEDYAHLEMTFDIYEALREKYDNVGLVIQSYLYRSEEDVQRLAEWRTNLRLVKGAYKESPKVAYPDKKDVDDNFKKIVERQLSQGLYAAVATHDEAMIAHTKSYVKEKHIPLDQFEFQMLYGIRTELQKQLVKEGYRVRVYVPYGNDWYGYFMRRLAERPANVGFVIKGMLKK, encoded by the coding sequence ATGGAGCAACTGTTACGCAATTTTTTTCTGTACATGGGGAGAAATGGTCTTTTTAATCGGTTAGCCAAAAAGTATGGCCTTCGCTTTGGTGCTGGCAAGTTTGTAGCGGGGGAGAGCCTTGAATCTGCGTTGCAGACAATCAAAGACTTGAATGCGCAAGGCATGAAAGTGACGATTGATCACCTAGGGGAATTTGTGCACAATGAACAAGAGGCTTTTATGATGGCAGAACACTGCATGGATGCCTTAGAAGGAATGGCTCGGGAGAAAGTAGATTCCAATCTTTCCTTAAAGTTGACATCAATGGGATTAGACATTTCCAAAGATCTGTGTCTATCTAACATGGAAAAAATATTGTCCGTGGCCCAGAAGCATCGTAACTTTGTTCGTATTGACATGGAGGATTACGCTCACCTAGAGATGACCTTCGATATTTACGAGGCGCTTCGAGAAAAATATGATAATGTAGGGCTCGTCATACAGTCATACTTGTATCGCAGCGAGGAGGATGTACAACGTCTTGCCGAGTGGCGTACAAACCTTAGGCTAGTCAAAGGTGCTTACAAAGAATCTCCCAAAGTGGCCTATCCAGATAAGAAAGACGTTGACGATAACTTTAAAAAAATTGTGGAGCGCCAGTTGAGCCAAGGGCTATACGCTGCGGTTGCCACACACGATGAGGCCATGATTGCCCATACGAAATCTTACGTAAAAGAAAAACATATACCTTTAGATCAGTTCGAATTTCAAATGTTATACGGCATACGGACTGAATTACAAAAACAATTGGTAAAGGAAGGGTATCGGGTTAGGGTTTATGTCCCTTATGGCAATGACTGGTACGGTTACTTTATGCGGCGATTAGCCGAGCGGCCAGCCAATGTAGGGTTTGTTATAAAAGGGATGTTAAAAAAGTAG